The genomic region CCAAGGAAAAGTAGCGTCACAGCGCTAAAAAGATAGTTTAATAAATCCAAGACCTTGTATAGTGCTGATCCATAATGATCATTCCAATTACATTTTTAAAATTTTTAAGGAAAATTCGCAAAATCGCTCGAAGTACAATACTTTACTCACTAATTCTATTTTTAATTATTTTATTCGTTGGTGCCCTTGCGATGTACTTAATCGAGCATGGTAAGAACCCTGGGTTCAATAATTACTTCAATGCTGTTTGGTTTGTGATGGAGACCATAACGACTGTTGGTTACGGCGACGTCGTGCCCAATACATACCTTGGCAAGTTGGTTGATATGATTATTATGCCTGTGGGTATTGCCACCATTAGTCTATTGACTGCATCGATAGCCACTGAATTAACTAATGTTGCAATAATGAGGAGTGTGGGTCATCACACAACCTCAAAGGGTAGGCACATCATTGTCATTGGGGATTCTGATAAGGCGCTGAAGGTTATTAGTATAATTGAGGAGTTAATGAATAGGAGGGGCAAGGTCATGGATATTCTCTATATAAGCAATGGTGATAAGCCACCGTCGTTACCTGCAGATATTGAGTTTATTCGTGGCGATCCATTCAATACCAATGACTTACTGAGGGCTGGTGCAGATAGGGCTTCTACCGTGGTCATACTTCCGTTTAATGATGCTGATGTTAAGGCTGCGGATGCTAAGGTTATTCTATTAATCATGAGTATCAGGAAGCTGAACCCTAACGCCTACATTATTGCTGAGGTTCTTAATGAGGCTGATAGGGACTATGCCCTGAGGGCTGGTGCTAATTCCGTGATTTCCCTGGGTTCCTTCACGACGGTTATGATAGCCAATGAGGTCTTTGATCGTGGTTTATCCTCAGTGTTAATAAATATAGTTAATAGGGGTAACCTGGGCTTAATGGATGCTGATGAGTATGTTGGGAGGCAGTTCATAGAGGTTATGCAATTGGTTAAGTCGAGACTGAATTATTTAGTTATTGGTGTGGTTAGGGGTGGTGAGGTCATTCTTAACCCAGGTAATGACTTGGTGATTCAGTCAGGTGATTCGTTACTTGTCATTAAGTGATTCATTAATAGCCTTAAAATGCCGTTTAGTGTGTACTCACTTGGAGTTAGGGGATTTACACCATCATCTCTTATGCGGCTTTCCGTAACCTTACCAATGGCTATCACGGACTTACCCCTAAGCGCATCCCTGGCGCAATCTCTTACTGCTTCATAGGTCATTGAGCTCATAAAGACGACATAGTCAACGTAATTAATGAGCCTACATGCGATCTCAACGCCTGCAGGATTCGGTCTCACGTCATAGAGCCTGTACTCAATTACATCATAATTTAATTTTTTAAGTTCGTTAATGATATAATCATTACCCCTTAATGACCTTAACACTACGACCTTACCACGTGGTAAATCGCGCATCATATCTATTATACCGTAGCTCGAGAACTCCCTAGGCATTATACATGTAACATTCAGTTTTTCCACCTCACTGCATGTCTGTGGACCAACACCAATGACCTTCACATCATTACTTAATTGCCGTAGTTTCTCGCTAACGTACTTCACCACAGTGGTGCTCATTATAATCACGTAATTAACACCGTTAAGTGAGACCCTGTCAATTGCATCCTCATTGGGCACAACGTCAATAACAGGTACCTGAATTATGTCAGCACCATTGA from Vulcanisaeta distributa DSM 14429 harbors:
- a CDS encoding potassium channel family protein, giving the protein MIIPITFLKFLRKIRKIARSTILYSLILFLIILFVGALAMYLIEHGKNPGFNNYFNAVWFVMETITTVGYGDVVPNTYLGKLVDMIIMPVGIATISLLTASIATELTNVAIMRSVGHHTTSKGRHIIVIGDSDKALKVISIIEELMNRRGKVMDILYISNGDKPPSLPADIEFIRGDPFNTNDLLRAGADRASTVVILPFNDADVKAADAKVILLIMSIRKLNPNAYIIAEVLNEADRDYALRAGANSVISLGSFTTVMIANEVFDRGLSSVLINIVNRGNLGLMDADEYVGRQFIEVMQLVKSRLNYLVIGVVRGGEVILNPGNDLVIQSGDSLLVIK
- a CDS encoding uroporphyrinogen-III synthase: MIRVLILRASGKIRPIHLNGADIIQVPVIDVVPNEDAIDRVSLNGVNYVIIMSTTVVKYVSEKLRQLSNDVKVIGVGPQTCSEVEKLNVTCIMPREFSSYGIIDMMRDLPRGKVVVLRSLRGNDYIINELKKLNYDVIEYRLYDVRPNPAGVEIACRLINYVDYVVFMSSMTYEAVRDCARDALRGKSVIAIGKVTESRIRDDGVNPLTPSEYTLNGILRLLMNHLMTSNESPD